In Nonomuraea muscovyensis, one genomic interval encodes:
- a CDS encoding tyrosine-type recombinase/integrase: MRSRIARSSSATSWTINGDSPANTVLTSTVASIIAHCDIHRRSVTTVSATEPFTGHALDRRSVVNPGQARELLTVVTYVGRSRGPMLRALFACMYFGGLRPGEAAGLRHDDCLLPNKGWGLLTLQKTRSESIKRYTDSGERHDERGLKHRDVKTTRVVPIPPELVAILREHIEQHGVAEDGRLFRTRTGAVFSGSTISKGWKEARAFALTPDQVASPLAARPYDLRHAAVSLWLNAGVHAPEAAERAGHGVDVLLKVYAKCIDGQREVANGRILEALSQ; this comes from the coding sequence ATGCGTAGCCGTATCGCACGGTCCTCATCGGCTACATCCTGGACGATCAACGGCGACAGCCCTGCAAACACCGTGCTCACCAGTACCGTGGCATCGATCATCGCTCACTGTGACATCCACAGACGATCAGTCACCACCGTTTCTGCGACAGAGCCGTTTACTGGACACGCCCTCGATCGGCGCTCTGTCGTAAACCCCGGACAGGCGCGGGAGCTGCTGACGGTGGTGACCTACGTCGGGCGTTCGCGTGGTCCGATGCTGCGGGCGCTGTTCGCCTGCATGTACTTCGGTGGCCTTCGACCGGGAGAGGCGGCAGGTCTCCGACACGACGACTGCTTGCTCCCGAACAAGGGGTGGGGCTTGCTCACCCTTCAGAAGACGCGCTCGGAGAGCATCAAGCGCTACACGGACTCGGGGGAGAGGCACGACGAACGGGGCCTGAAACACCGCGATGTTAAGACGACCCGCGTCGTGCCGATCCCTCCAGAGCTGGTGGCCATCCTCCGCGAGCACATCGAACAGCACGGCGTGGCCGAAGACGGCCGGCTGTTCCGCACGCGAACCGGCGCTGTCTTCTCGGGCTCGACCATCTCCAAGGGCTGGAAGGAAGCGCGGGCCTTCGCCCTCACCCCCGACCAGGTCGCGTCCCCGCTCGCTGCCCGGCCGTACGACCTGCGGCACGCGGCCGTCTCACTCTGGCTCAACGCCGGCGTCCATGCCCCGGAAGCCGCCGAGCGCGCAGGCCACGGGGTGGACGTGCTGCTCAAGGTCTACGCCAAGTGCATCGACGGACAGCGCGAGGTAGCCAACGGCCGAATCTTGGAAGCCCTGTCGCAGTGA
- a CDS encoding winged helix-turn-helix transcriptional regulator: MDTTFPDLRQYGGADAFLRECQARIVFDMFTNKWAGLAMGALLGGPRRFNELRRMLDGVTQKMLAQTLRALERDGLVTRTVYPTIPPRVEYELTELGRSASAMLRAIGEWSGEHADEMIAARRAYDERAARPVEPVRA, translated from the coding sequence ATGGATACTACGTTTCCTGATCTGCGGCAGTACGGCGGCGCCGACGCGTTCCTCCGGGAGTGCCAGGCGCGCATCGTCTTCGACATGTTCACCAACAAGTGGGCCGGGCTGGCGATGGGCGCGCTGCTCGGCGGCCCCCGGCGGTTCAACGAGCTGCGCCGGATGCTCGACGGCGTCACCCAGAAGATGCTGGCCCAGACCCTGCGGGCGCTCGAACGCGACGGCCTGGTGACGCGCACCGTCTACCCGACGATCCCGCCCCGGGTGGAGTACGAGCTGACCGAGCTGGGGCGCAGCGCCTCCGCGATGCTCCGGGCGATCGGCGAGTGGTCCGGCGAGCACGCGGACGAGATGATCGCCGCCCGGCGGGCCTACGACGAGCGGGCCGCCCGTCCGGTCGAGCCGGTCAGGGCGTGA
- a CDS encoding DUF6158 family protein, whose protein sequence is MGIDPRDLDDDDLMRELRQLHTTRTDTLLHGSDDALARHTSRTNELESEYLRRCPERDVDPGRLREGARMR, encoded by the coding sequence ATGGGCATTGATCCGAGAGACCTGGACGACGACGACCTGATGCGTGAGCTGCGGCAACTGCACACCACGCGGACCGACACCCTGTTGCACGGCTCCGACGACGCGCTGGCGCGGCACACCTCGCGGACGAACGAGCTGGAGAGCGAGTACCTGCGCCGCTGTCCCGAGCGTGACGTGGACCCGGGCCGGCTGCGCGAGGGAGCGAGGATGCGCTGA
- a CDS encoding NADP-dependent oxidoreductase — protein MRAIVYRSFGEPDVLEVADVPRPVPDRHEILVRVRAAGVNPPDWKLRRVPFPPHYTEPPMIPGWDVSGVVEEIGEYTGRFRPGDEVFGMLNFPIPASAYAEYVIARPRQFARKPAGVDHVRAAALPMAALTAWQAFEDIGPVRPGDRVLVHAAAGGVGHLAVQLAKQRGAYVIGTSRAAKHDFVLGLGADEMIDYTRVDFAEAVSDVDVVLDMVGGEYPRRSVPVLRPGGVFIGGAGMTPEDEAACEQAGLRWGRFSVEPDHAALEQVARLAAEGTLNAHVDRVFPLADAAKAHELMESGAFVGKLVLDV, from the coding sequence ATGCGTGCGATCGTTTACCGTTCCTTCGGCGAGCCTGACGTGCTGGAGGTCGCCGACGTCCCGCGGCCGGTGCCGGACCGGCACGAGATCCTGGTCCGGGTCCGCGCCGCGGGCGTGAACCCGCCCGACTGGAAGCTACGGCGCGTGCCGTTCCCCCCGCACTACACCGAGCCGCCGATGATCCCCGGCTGGGACGTGTCGGGGGTCGTCGAGGAGATCGGCGAGTACACCGGCCGCTTCCGGCCGGGCGACGAGGTCTTCGGCATGCTGAACTTCCCGATCCCGGCCTCCGCGTACGCCGAGTACGTGATCGCCAGGCCGCGGCAGTTCGCCCGCAAGCCGGCCGGCGTGGACCACGTGCGGGCGGCGGCGCTGCCGATGGCCGCGCTGACCGCCTGGCAGGCGTTCGAGGACATCGGCCCGGTACGGCCCGGGGACCGCGTGCTCGTCCACGCGGCCGCGGGCGGCGTCGGGCATTTGGCCGTCCAGCTCGCCAAGCAGCGCGGCGCGTACGTCATCGGCACCTCCCGGGCGGCCAAGCACGACTTCGTGCTCGGGCTGGGAGCCGACGAGATGATCGACTACACCCGGGTCGACTTCGCCGAGGCGGTGTCGGACGTGGACGTCGTGCTCGACATGGTGGGCGGCGAGTACCCGCGCAGGTCGGTGCCGGTGCTGCGGCCGGGCGGGGTGTTCATCGGCGGGGCGGGCATGACGCCCGAGGACGAGGCGGCCTGTGAGCAGGCGGGCCTGCGATGGGGCCGCTTCAGTGTCGAGCCGGACCACGCCGCGCTGGAGCAGGTGGCCCGGCTGGCGGCCGAAGGGACGCTGAACGCGCACGTGGACCGCGTCTTCCCGCTGGCCGACGCCGCCAAGGCACACGAGCTCATGGAGAGCGGCGCCTTCGTCGGCAAGCTCGTCCTCGACGTCTAG
- a CDS encoding LysR family transcriptional regulator has translation MDLELRHLRIVRAIADAGSVSKAAALLGLAQPALTAQLKRIERALGGTLFERDRHGARPTRLGELVIARARVLLPAAQELQDEAARFAHAPSPGFRIGATHGPILGGLVDRLATGRPVTTYTSWSAHELITRVELGRLDFALIGACGDSGAPAGRLPWETISVDPVFVLVSEQHPAAAEKEVELADLAHEQWAVTPCDGCFADCFAIACARAGFTPGTIYETDVSTCIHLVQVGRAVALCQATHQPAPGLVMLPLAGTPLRWRHLLGRHPSAPDAAWVLAQARQAHTDTVRRSLIYSDWLVRNTGYGTVS, from the coding sequence ATGGACCTTGAGCTCAGGCACCTCAGAATCGTCCGCGCCATCGCGGACGCGGGAAGTGTGAGCAAGGCCGCCGCTCTGCTCGGGCTGGCCCAGCCGGCCCTGACCGCCCAGCTCAAGCGCATCGAGAGGGCCCTCGGCGGCACCCTGTTCGAGCGCGACCGGCACGGCGCCCGGCCCACCCGCCTCGGCGAGCTGGTCATCGCCAGGGCCCGGGTGCTGCTACCCGCCGCGCAGGAACTCCAGGACGAGGCGGCCCGGTTCGCCCACGCCCCCTCCCCGGGGTTCCGGATAGGCGCCACCCACGGGCCCATCCTCGGCGGCCTCGTCGACCGGCTGGCCACCGGACGCCCGGTCACCACGTACACGAGCTGGTCGGCGCACGAGCTGATCACCCGGGTGGAGCTCGGCCGCCTCGACTTCGCGCTCATCGGCGCCTGCGGCGACAGCGGCGCCCCGGCCGGCAGGCTGCCGTGGGAGACCATCAGCGTCGACCCCGTGTTCGTCCTGGTCAGCGAGCAGCACCCGGCGGCCGCCGAGAAGGAGGTGGAGCTGGCCGACCTCGCGCACGAACAGTGGGCGGTCACCCCCTGCGACGGCTGCTTCGCCGACTGCTTCGCCATCGCCTGCGCCCGCGCCGGGTTCACGCCGGGCACCATCTACGAGACGGACGTGTCCACCTGCATCCACCTCGTCCAGGTCGGCCGGGCCGTCGCACTCTGCCAGGCCACCCACCAGCCCGCGCCGGGGCTGGTCATGCTGCCGCTCGCGGGCACGCCGCTCCGCTGGCGGCACCTCCTCGGCCGCCACCCCTCCGCCCCCGACGCCGCCTGGGTGCTCGCCCAGGCCCGCCAGGCCCACACCGACACGGTACGGCGCAGTCTCATCTACAGCGACTGGCTGGTCAGAAACACCGGCTACGGCACGGTGTCGTAA
- a CDS encoding helix-turn-helix domain-containing protein, protein MARDHDVQALSDVDIHVYEAVASQALGGDPAELGALAHATGLEEDDVRRSLATLVEQGYVVPKGDGFGLGAHTFGLDY, encoded by the coding sequence ATGGCTCGTGACCACGACGTGCAGGCCCTGTCGGACGTCGACATCCACGTGTACGAGGCGGTCGCCTCGCAGGCGCTCGGCGGCGACCCCGCCGAGCTGGGCGCCCTGGCCCACGCCACCGGGCTGGAGGAGGACGACGTACGGCGGAGCCTGGCCACGCTCGTCGAGCAGGGGTACGTGGTCCCCAAGGGCGACGGGTTCGGCCTGGGCGCGCACACCTTCGGCCTCGACTACTGA
- a CDS encoding histidine phosphatase family protein yields MGVRLVYETHSVAVDNEEGVATGWLPGELSRAGRELAVELGVRRWDVDVVYASDLRRAVQTAEIAFGAGAVGGGGGTGGGGSRGTREVRLDARLRECDYGVYNGRPVREVAWLRRRYVDEPWPGGQSYRDVVAATAAFLEDVRAEWQGRTVLVIAHSANRWALQHLLDGVPLEELVDAPFAWRPGWEFELA; encoded by the coding sequence ATGGGCGTGCGGCTGGTCTACGAGACCCATTCCGTCGCCGTGGACAACGAGGAGGGGGTCGCCACCGGGTGGCTGCCTGGGGAGTTGTCGCGGGCGGGGCGGGAATTGGCCGTCGAGCTGGGGGTGCGGCGGTGGGACGTGGACGTGGTGTACGCCTCGGACCTGCGGCGTGCTGTGCAGACGGCGGAGATCGCCTTCGGGGCCGGGGCGGTCGGGGGTGGCGGTGGGACGGGCGGGGGCGGCTCGCGCGGCACCAGGGAGGTCAGGCTCGACGCGCGGTTGCGGGAGTGTGATTACGGGGTCTACAACGGGCGGCCGGTGCGTGAGGTGGCGTGGTTGCGCCGGCGGTACGTCGACGAGCCGTGGCCGGGTGGGCAGAGCTACCGGGACGTGGTGGCGGCGACGGCGGCGTTCCTGGAGGACGTGCGGGCAGAGTGGCAAGGGCGCACCGTGCTCGTGATCGCGCACTCGGCCAACCGGTGGGCGTTGCAGCACCTGCTCGACGGGGTGCCGCTGGAGGAGCTGGTGGACGCGCCGTTCGCGTGGCGGCCGGGGTGGGAGTTCGAGTTGGCGTGA
- a CDS encoding ISL3 family transposase yields the protein MIDATVLVSTVFAGLSPLIVQDVADEDRAIRLRMRTPDHPGACPDCGTTTSRVHGYHQRIVADVPVDARPVVLEVRVRRLVCATAGCRRTFREQIPGLLRRYQRRTVRLATQVAAVVKELAGRAAARTLQVMAIPVTRFTALRMLLALPLPLAAAPRVLGVDDFALRKGDVYATILIDVETNQRIDVLPGRKAETLTDWLRAHPGVEVVCRDGSTTYAQAIRDALPDAVQVSDRWHLWNGLGEAVRKEVGAHSSCWAQHGPPLQDGKRAATTLERWRQVHELIDAGVGLLETARRLQLALNTVKRYARASEPERMRRAPQYRPTLVDPYRDHLRARRAEEPAIPVQTLLTEIKELGYTGSQNLLYRYINQGRVEADRPTISAKRVTRLLLSNPDKLTDADRELAERLSSSCVEMTVLVTAIRDFAALLKPDPKNDERLDTWILMVRAADLPHLHSFCTGLDQDRAAVEAGLTLPHHNGGTEGVNNKTKMIKRQMYGRAGFRLLRHRILLG from the coding sequence ATGATCGATGCCACGGTACTGGTGAGCACGGTGTTTGCAGGGCTGTCGCCGTTGATCGTCCAGGATGTAGCCGATGAGGACCGTGCGATACGGCTACGCATGCGAACCCCAGATCATCCAGGTGCCTGCCCGGACTGTGGCACCACGACGAGCAGAGTGCACGGCTATCACCAGCGCATCGTTGCCGACGTCCCTGTTGACGCCCGCCCCGTCGTTCTTGAGGTGCGCGTGCGTCGCCTGGTGTGCGCCACCGCAGGCTGCAGGAGAACCTTTCGCGAGCAGATTCCCGGACTGCTGCGGCGCTACCAACGTCGAACCGTCCGCTTGGCCACGCAGGTCGCCGCGGTGGTCAAGGAGTTAGCCGGGCGGGCCGCCGCGCGCACGCTGCAGGTGATGGCCATCCCGGTCACACGGTTCACGGCGCTGCGCATGCTGCTGGCGTTGCCTCTGCCGTTGGCCGCCGCACCGCGGGTCCTGGGCGTTGACGACTTCGCCCTGCGTAAGGGCGACGTCTACGCAACAATCTTGATCGACGTTGAGACGAATCAGCGGATCGACGTGCTGCCCGGCCGCAAGGCCGAGACCTTGACCGACTGGCTGCGTGCCCATCCCGGGGTGGAGGTCGTGTGCCGGGACGGCTCGACGACCTACGCCCAGGCCATCCGTGACGCGCTCCCGGACGCGGTGCAGGTCAGTGATCGCTGGCATCTGTGGAACGGCCTGGGCGAAGCGGTCCGCAAGGAGGTCGGTGCTCACAGCTCCTGCTGGGCCCAACACGGGCCGCCGCTGCAGGACGGCAAGCGCGCGGCCACCACGCTGGAGCGGTGGAGGCAGGTCCATGAGCTGATCGATGCCGGCGTCGGCCTGCTGGAGACCGCCCGCCGCCTGCAACTGGCGCTGAACACGGTCAAACGCTACGCCCGAGCCAGCGAACCCGAGCGCATGCGGCGCGCCCCGCAATACCGCCCCACCCTGGTCGACCCCTACCGCGACCACCTACGCGCTCGGCGTGCCGAGGAACCGGCCATCCCGGTGCAGACGCTCCTGACCGAGATCAAGGAACTCGGGTATACCGGCAGCCAGAACCTCCTCTACCGCTACATCAACCAGGGCCGAGTAGAGGCCGACCGGCCCACGATCTCCGCCAAGCGGGTCACCCGGCTGCTGCTCAGCAACCCCGACAAGCTCACCGACGCCGACCGTGAGCTGGCCGAACGGCTCAGCTCCAGCTGCGTGGAGATGACCGTCCTCGTCACCGCTATCCGCGACTTCGCCGCCCTGCTCAAACCCGACCCCAAGAACGACGAACGCCTCGACACCTGGATCCTCATGGTCCGCGCCGCGGACCTGCCGCACCTGCATAGCTTCTGCACCGGCCTCGACCAGGACCGGGCCGCCGTCGAGGCCGGACTCACCCTCCCGCATCACAACGGCGGCACCGAAGGCGTCAACAACAAGACCAAGATGATCAAGCGCCAGATGTACGGTCGGGCCGGCTTCCGGCTGCTACGCCATCGGATCCTGCTCGGGTGA
- a CDS encoding transposase family protein produces MLSYRAAIPLSNHTLIRLAELIRTRRAERRCRWRRLDASRQALLVLAHLRNGDTYARLAAGFAIGTSTAWRYVREAVDLLSMLADDVHAAVIRADRLAYTILDGTLIPIDRLADERPYYSGKHRRHGVNVQVLADPSGRIVWASPALPGATHDLTAARATGLIDALTAAGVKTFADKGYQGAGGSIRTPFKGHRLRPPLSRHQRSVNRAHARIRACGERAVATLKTWKVLTRLRCCPHRATTIVQAILVLQLIEEGRHSG; encoded by the coding sequence TTGCTGTCTTACCGCGCCGCGATTCCGCTGTCCAATCACACCCTGATCCGCCTGGCCGAGCTCATCCGTACCCGGCGTGCCGAGCGCCGCTGCCGATGGCGGCGCCTGGATGCGTCCCGGCAGGCCCTGCTCGTCCTCGCCCACCTGCGCAACGGCGACACCTACGCGCGTCTGGCTGCGGGCTTCGCCATCGGCACCAGCACCGCCTGGCGCTACGTCCGCGAAGCGGTCGACCTGCTCTCCATGCTCGCCGACGACGTCCACGCCGCCGTCATACGCGCCGACCGGCTGGCCTACACCATCCTGGACGGCACCTTGATCCCGATCGACAGGCTGGCCGACGAACGGCCGTACTACTCCGGCAAACACCGACGCCACGGCGTGAACGTGCAGGTCCTGGCCGACCCATCCGGCCGGATCGTCTGGGCCTCACCCGCGCTGCCCGGCGCCACGCATGACCTGACCGCGGCACGCGCCACCGGCCTGATCGACGCGCTGACCGCCGCAGGGGTCAAGACCTTCGCCGACAAGGGCTATCAAGGCGCGGGCGGCAGCATCCGCACGCCGTTCAAAGGTCATCGGCTGCGGCCGCCGCTGTCGCGCCATCAGCGCTCGGTCAACCGCGCACACGCCCGCATCCGCGCCTGCGGAGAACGCGCCGTTGCCACCTTGAAGACCTGGAAGGTCCTGACCCGGCTGCGCTGCTGCCCGCACCGCGCCACCACGATCGTGCAGGCCATCCTCGTCCTACAGCTCATCGAAGAAGGCCGCCACTCAGGATGA